GGATCGAAAGAAATTACTCAACATCCTTTCCAATCGTGAATTATTAGATTTATTTTTTCAAAAATTTTGGACCTCAGAAAAATCCAAATGGGGACAGTATTGGAAAAACATTTGGGAAGAGATCAACCCATCTTCTTTTCCATAATCCGCCAATAATAAGAAGATCGTTTCCAGTCTTCAATAAAACCGCAGTGACCACCTTTTGCTTCAATGACCACATCAATGTAGGCTGATGATGGAATTTCAGTGAACTCTTTCCAAGGGATGACTGGATCATCCATGGATGTCAAAATGGTGGTTGGAACTTTGATGGTTTTGAAAAAAAGATCATTCAAAGTATACGATGAAAAATATTCATCTACAGAACGAAACTTAGAAAACTCCTTCACCATTTTTTCTGTTAAGTCCATGACCGATTGGTATTTGTCCAAATCATCAAAGGAATATAGATGAGGGAAGAGTTGGCCTTTTTTCACAAGGGATGATTTCCATGAATTTAAAAAATATTTCCGTAGGAACGGATGGTCATCCATTTTGATGGTGGCACGTTTTGGATCAAGTGCTGGGCTAAAGGCAAAACAATGTTTGAGCCCAGGAATTTTCTCATCTGCTTTTGCCGTGCTATGCCTACCCGCCATTCGTAGTACAAAATTTCCACCCAATGAAAACCCGGCCAAATAGACAGGAAGTTTGGACTTCACTGACTTTGCAAGTGTGAGTACTGCATCGTATGTTTCTTCGAGTAAACTTCCATTAAAGATCCCTTCGTTTAAATGGTGGGTGTCTCCGTGGTCTCTCAGATTCAACCGATAAACAGAATAATCTTTTGCTAAAAAATGTTTGGTGGTCCGTATGATGTAACTGGAATGGATACTCCCTTCCCAACCATGCACCAAAATCACAATGCCTTTGGGACTTGGAACTTCATGAATCCTTGCAAGGAGTGTGACTCCCTTTTTTGTTCTGACCGATCTCCACTCGCCTTCGAGATTTTTCCCATACGATTTGTCTGCCTTTGACTTAAAGGAAGCCATAAAGGACTGTACCATGGGACCTGAAAAAAGTGGGATTGGTTTGAATAAACTCATCTTGTATGCTTCCTAATCTGAAACGAAACTGTTATTTTTCAATAAATTAACAAAACCCCATCCTTATGGATGACTCTTTCCATTGACAAAGACTCCTCAATGGTTACAATTCCACCATGAGATACTTACCCATTCCCCTTCTCGTTTTTCTCTTCACTTGCCATACCTATACCCCTTGGAAATCCGGATGGAAACAAAAAGACGGATCCGAAGTATTCTATGCTGCAGTCTCTGCAAAAGCAAGTGAACAAGCGATCGAATCTGGTAGTTTAGCAATGCGAAGAACCACTTGCGTAAACGCAACGAACCTACTTTCCACTTCGCCTAAACTAACAAGCATTTTGTTAGAGAATGAATCTGTAGAACTCTCAGAAACAGAAATCAAAGACCTGGGGCGCCTGATTGCCTCACACAAAATCAAACCCAAACAAGATTCTTGCCAATCGGAAGAAGGAGGTTTTTTCCTCCCAAGCCCTGCATGGGAAAATTGCCAATGTTTGTACCTCATTGAATACCCAGGTGGCAGATCCCAATTCCGCCAAGACATCACCCAAGTCAAATAACCACTACGATTTCGGGGTGGCAAGCCAACGTTCCCAATAACGTTGTTGTAACCCCGTTAGTTCTTCCGGCCCTTTCAGTTTGGCAAGGGACAACCTCGTTGACTCAGACATCGTCTCACCCATCCACCTAAGGAACTGTTTCCATTTTTCTTCACACGAAGGTTCTGATCTCTTATGTATTTGAATTTGTTTTTTTACTGTATAATAAGAGGTAACACGCCTAGCCAAATCTGCCTTGGATGCGTTTCCTACACTCTCCCCTACTCGTTTCACATTCTGATTTGATGGATCATACTTTGGAACATCCTCCGAACCTTTCTTTTCTTGTAGCACAGGTTTCAAGAATCGTTTTCTACCATCAAAGCGAGTTTGCACAAGGAGACCTTTCGCTTTTAACTGCGAGACCAAACGTGAAATTGTATCTTGTTTCAGATGTAAAATCTTTGCAAAATACTCATTGGATGCATAACACCCATCCTTTGCATCCAAAGATACAATCTCTGCATACAAACGAATCTGATTCGGATTCAAATCCAAATCATACATCCATTGTGCAACCCAAACTCCTGTCCTTTCTTTCCCTTTCATCCTTCCTCTCTTTTCCAACAGAGACCTTCGGTGCCCAAAAAACAAAATGTTCTTTTGTCTTTTTCGTTACGAAGAAGACAAAGCTATCGCAACGGTTTTTTCATTTGGAAGTTTTTACAAACGTCCATGTTTGGAATTCATAGGAATCCCAGGTGATGTATGTTGCGGTTTATTGTGGAAGACCGCACAAGAGTATGAGGACACCTCCCCTACTCTCTTACTTCTAATCACCAGAATGGATTTTTTTGTCAAGCCTAATGTGACATAATATCTATTTGCCAAATCTCTCAAATTAGCGATTGGTTTGTGTGCGAGATTGATTTTGGATGGGGGAGGGAAGAGAGTCTTTCTGGACTGCTTCCACACAATCCAGAAAGTTTACATCACCCAGTGAAAGGGTTGAGATAATCTTAAAACTGATCCAAAATAGTACAAGAATTTTTCTATCCCTAACTTAGTTTTTTCTCTTCCTTTGGGCGCATCGAATCCTCCCATTCCAAAACTTCAATTTAATATTCGAGCAGGCTCTTCGCTCCAATCTTTCGCATTCGCAAAAGGATTTCCGCTACGATCCTTTGCGCGAGGCCTTCCAACTATATCCTACATTCTAAATTGATAATCAAATCCCAAGGTACGCCGGCGTACTTTTCAAAAATTAGATCTAAAAATTTAATTTTATTGCATCAGTAAGTAGAAACCAAAAAATAAATCTGCAATGAAAATCATTACGGTTGCCAATATCAAAGGTGGAACTTCCAAATCCACCACTGCAATTCACCTCGCACTCGCTCTTTCCAAAAAAGGTTCTACCCTTGCCATTGACATGGACCCCCAAGCGGACCTATCAGACTTCTTTTTCCCGGAAGAACCAGTGGAGTTTTTTGACTCAGGGAACACATTATCCGTTTTAAATGCGGAAACCACTCTCGCCGAATCGATCAAAAAATCTAATAACGTAGATGTACTTCCTTCCATCATCGAGCTCTCAGATTTGAGTTACCTTGCCTCCAAAGATTTTTCCATCATCCCAAGACTAAAAAATGTTCTTTCGAAAACGAAATACGACTACGTTGTCATAGACACACCTGGATCTGGTTCCTCCGAAAACATCACATCCTACTTGCCAGCTTCTGTAATTCTTGTACCGGTCACTCCCTCCAAATGGGCTGTTCGGACAGTTGCCCAAGTTTTAAAAAAAGTAAGCGAAGCAGAAAGATTCGATGAACAAAGCAAAAAAAAGTCAGTGATGATCCTACCCTCTCAGTGGGGAACATCCCAAAAACAAATGGACCTTTTGGATAAATTAAGAAATATCAAATCTCTAAAAATTCTAGAACCGATCCCAAAAAACGAAGGTATTCGGGACCGAACAGAGACTGGCAAACCTCTTCAAGAAGGAAGTGCTCCTTGGAAAGCTTTCGAAAATTTAGCGGAGATTCTGAAATAAGGTACGCCGGCGTACCTGAAACAAATATTATGAAAACTAAAACAAACTTTAACCCTGCAGATATTTTATCAAAAGCCTCAAACAGAACATCCTCACTCAATCCGTTCTTAAGTTCTGAAAACTCAAACCAACACCAGACCATTGATATCCCAATGGATCAAATCATCACAGAAAACAATCCGAGAAAAACGTTTAATGATGCCAGTATCCGAGAACTTGCCGATTCCATTTCTCAATATGGCTTATTACAGCCAATCGTTGTCAGAAAAAAAGCAGGCAAATATGAACTGATCAACGGAGAAAGAAGATACCGCGCTCACAAACTTCTAAAATCCAAAACAATTCCTGCTGTAGTCAAAAACGTAGAACAAATCGACATCACAAAATTACCAGAAATCAAACTGGTTGAAAATCTCCAAAGGGAAGACCTATCAGAATCTGACCTTGCCCTATCCCTCCAAGAACTAAAAAACAGACATAAAGAAACAAACGAACAATTAGCAAAAAGAATTCATAAATCAGCACAGTGGGTAAAAACTAAAATTACACATGCTGAGATTTTAAAAGAAACGAGCCTTAACGCAAATGTAGATAAATCCCATCCGATTTACCAAATTCCAACAAGCCTCTTCACTGAAATTGCCCCTCTCGATGTTTCGAATCGCAAAAAAGCCATTGATTACCTCATCAAAGGTCTTGAGAAAAAAGGTGACTTCCCTTCTCGGAATGACCTTCGGGAATACGTACGACCCTTAAAACCAACGAAACCATCCAAAGCTAAACCGAAACTCAAACAACTAGAGTTAAAAGACCTAAAATCCAAATTAGCAAAAATCAAAGAAAAGATTTCTGTTTTGCAAAATGAAAAGGCAATCTTAGAAGAAACAATTCGAAAGTATAAGAAGTAGAGATTGTCCTAAAAATGGATTCAGTAGGTAACTTTTTTATGTTTACCATAGAAAAAAACTTGTACTGTTTTCCAACTTACGCTATCTTGTACTCAATCCTTAACTGGGTTGAACAAAAACCCTGGGAAGTGTGGTAGCAACCCAGGGACTTTTCCAACACAACAAATCCTCCCATCCAAACCTTTGTAAAGCTCACAAGCTTACCCAGTTCCATCTCACACTCCCCCCAAGTCCCTAATGAGACTCTGGTCGAATTATGTCTCATTTTTTCCATTGACAAATTGGAGAGAT
This genomic interval from Leptospira limi contains the following:
- a CDS encoding ParB/RepB/Spo0J family partition protein, whose product is MKTKTNFNPADILSKASNRTSSLNPFLSSENSNQHQTIDIPMDQIITENNPRKTFNDASIRELADSISQYGLLQPIVVRKKAGKYELINGERRYRAHKLLKSKTIPAVVKNVEQIDITKLPEIKLVENLQREDLSESDLALSLQELKNRHKETNEQLAKRIHKSAQWVKTKITHAEILKETSLNANVDKSHPIYQIPTSLFTEIAPLDVSNRKKAIDYLIKGLEKKGDFPSRNDLREYVRPLKPTKPSKAKPKLKQLELKDLKSKLAKIKEKISVLQNEKAILEETIRKYKK
- a CDS encoding ParA family protein translates to MKIITVANIKGGTSKSTTAIHLALALSKKGSTLAIDMDPQADLSDFFFPEEPVEFFDSGNTLSVLNAETTLAESIKKSNNVDVLPSIIELSDLSYLASKDFSIIPRLKNVLSKTKYDYVVIDTPGSGSSENITSYLPASVILVPVTPSKWAVRTVAQVLKKVSEAERFDEQSKKKSVMILPSQWGTSQKQMDLLDKLRNIKSLKILEPIPKNEGIRDRTETGKPLQEGSAPWKAFENLAEILK
- a CDS encoding YheT family hydrolase, producing the protein MSLFKPIPLFSGPMVQSFMASFKSKADKSYGKNLEGEWRSVRTKKGVTLLARIHEVPSPKGIVILVHGWEGSIHSSYIIRTTKHFLAKDYSVYRLNLRDHGDTHHLNEGIFNGSLLEETYDAVLTLAKSVKSKLPVYLAGFSLGGNFVLRMAGRHSTAKADEKIPGLKHCFAFSPALDPKRATIKMDDHPFLRKYFLNSWKSSLVKKGQLFPHLYSFDDLDKYQSVMDLTEKMVKEFSKFRSVDEYFSSYTLNDLFFKTIKVPTTILTSMDDPVIPWKEFTEIPSSAYIDVVIEAKGGHCGFIEDWKRSSYYWRIMEKKMG
- a CDS encoding helix-turn-helix domain-containing protein translates to MKGKERTGVWVAQWMYDLDLNPNQIRLYAEIVSLDAKDGCYASNEYFAKILHLKQDTISRLVSQLKAKGLLVQTRFDGRKRFLKPVLQEKKGSEDVPKYDPSNQNVKRVGESVGNASKADLARRVTSYYTVKKQIQIHKRSEPSCEEKWKQFLRWMGETMSESTRLSLAKLKGPEELTGLQQRYWERWLATPKS